From Apium graveolens cultivar Ventura chromosome 9, ASM990537v1, whole genome shotgun sequence, the proteins below share one genomic window:
- the LOC141684152 gene encoding F-box protein At2g26160-like, with product MVPTSTFQALIFNLISTICSPFHCPTFLLIFSFTTFLLTFSTWYYITRNQMIIMASRNQNHKTLVNLLSENPRSSSKKVQHFSRKRTSISNMWSTGLRKARISIPESTSDWSKLPEDLLRLLVDRLVIEEDFIIFRSVCKSWRSAIPKSYWKRVPWLLAKKYESSKVVLKGLNSLNQNTNSLSSLFQTELSWRYWGSFTGWILGQNQLDYRLQLINPLTNVVIDLPRLGHPISKGMVYYSPGSDSLNPAIEIMVISHRYSGIAMINDELRQWTYLVDKQHKSDFVDLVWYKDHIIAIRSNGTIVVFDEAGVAASLTPPHDKVGDHNALYLIESSGELIILVQRHVILYGRHFEVYKLNLETGGWIEVTGLGRHSLFVGESYSISRRINDDTGDTWKPSCIYYTTYNPISEKKLYCYNIVLKRLEFHHLGHVTDVNKCYDFVWYMPAVGTK from the coding sequence ATGGTTCCTACTAGTACTTTTCAAGCCCTAATATTTAATTTAATCAGCACCATATGTTCTCCCTTTCATTGTCCTACCTTTTTACTTATATTCTCTTTTACTACCTTCTTATTAACTTTTAGTACTTGGTACTACATTACTCGAAATCAAATGATCATCATGGCATCTCGAAATCAGAACCACAAAACCCTTGTGAACCTTCTTTCAGAGAATCCGCGAAGTTCTTCCAAAAAAGTTCAACACTTCTCCCGAAAAAGAACCAGCATCTCCAATATGTGGAGCACGGGGTTAAGAAAAGCTAGAATATCCATTCCAGAGAGCACTAGTGACTGGTCCAAACTTCCGGAAGATTTGCTCCGTTTGTTAGTGGATAGGTTAGTCATAGAGGAggattttattatttttagatCAGTCTGCAAATCCTGGCGCTCGGCTATTCCAAAAAGCTACTGGAAACGTGTTCCATGGCTGTTGGCCAAAAAGTACGAGAGCTCTAAAGTAGTTTTGAAAGGCTTGAACAGTTTAAATCAGAATACTAATAGTTTGAGTTCACTGTTCCAGACAGAATTGTCATGGCGTTATTGGGGATCTTTTACTGGCTGGATCCTCGGCCAAAATCAGCTTGATTATAGGTTGCAACTAATAAACCCCCTTACAAACGTTGTCATCGATCTTCCACGTCTTGGTCACCCAATAAGTAAGGGCATGGTATATTATAGCCCTGGTTCAGATTCTCTTAACCCCGCTATAGAAATCATGGTGATTTCTCATAGATACAGTGGAATAGCAATGATTAATGATGAACTCCGACAGTGGACGTATTTGGTGGACAAGCAACACAAAAGTGATTTTGTAGACCTGGTTTGGTATAAAGATCATATTATTGCAATACGATCAAACGGGACTATTGTGGTTTTTGATGAAGCTGGAGTAGCTGCTTCGCTAACTCCGCCACATGATAAAGTTGGGGATCATAATGCTCTTTATCTGATTGAGTCATCGGGCGAATTGATTATACTAGTACAGCGTCATGTGATATTATATGGTCGACATTTTGAGGTTTACAAGCTCAATCTGGAAACAGGCGGCTGGATAGAGGTAACTGGCTTGGGTAGGCACTCACTATTTGTTGGGGAAAGTTATTCTATCTCTCGTCGGATAAATGATGATACAGGTGACACTTGGAAACCAAGTTGCATATACTATACAACATATAACCCAATTAGCGAGAAAAAACTATATTGCTACAATATTGTACTAAAGAGGTTGGAGTTTCATCACCTTGGTCATGTTACTGATGTCAATAAATGTTATGATTTCGTATGGTATATGCCTGCTGTTGGCACAAAGTAA